Proteins from one Staphylococcus sp. IVB6214 genomic window:
- a CDS encoding citrate synthase, giving the protein MAELIRGLEGIIAAETKISSIIDSQLTYAGYDIDDLTENALFEEVMFLLWNYRLPNEQELKELQEKLYGYMTLNPRMYSHFEEYTTDEVHPMTALRTSLSYLAHFDENADENDEAAIKERTIRIQAKVASLVTSFARVREGKDPVKPDPSLSYAANFLYMLRGEKPTDVEIEGFNKALILHADHELNASAFTARCTVSSLSDMYSGVTAAIGSLKGPLHGGANEQVMRMLFEIGSIDKVDAYLENAFANKQKVMGFGHRVYKNGDPRAKYLKEMSRKITEETGQKELFEMSVKIADIIKEEKGLLPNVDFYSATVYHSMGIDHDLFTPIFAVSRTSGWTAHIIEQLANNRIIRPRATYVGETNRKYEPIEQR; this is encoded by the coding sequence ATGGCAGAATTAATCAGAGGTTTAGAAGGGATTATTGCAGCCGAAACAAAAATTAGTTCGATTATCGATAGCCAATTAACTTATGCGGGATATGATATCGATGACTTAACTGAAAATGCATTATTTGAAGAAGTTATGTTTTTGCTATGGAATTATCGTTTACCAAACGAACAAGAGCTTAAAGAATTACAAGAAAAATTATACGGCTATATGACGTTAAATCCACGAATGTACAGTCACTTTGAAGAGTATACGACTGACGAAGTACATCCGATGACGGCTTTACGTACATCATTATCTTATCTTGCTCACTTCGATGAGAATGCAGATGAGAATGATGAGGCAGCAATCAAAGAACGTACAATTCGTATTCAAGCGAAAGTGGCGTCTTTAGTGACTTCATTTGCACGTGTTCGTGAAGGTAAAGATCCAGTTAAGCCTGATCCATCATTGAGTTACGCTGCAAACTTCTTATATATGTTACGTGGTGAAAAACCAACAGATGTAGAAATTGAAGGCTTTAACAAAGCATTAATTTTACATGCTGACCATGAATTGAACGCATCAGCATTCACAGCACGTTGTACGGTATCATCTTTATCTGATATGTATTCTGGTGTAACAGCTGCAATTGGTTCATTAAAAGGACCTTTACATGGTGGTGCAAACGAACAAGTTATGCGCATGTTATTTGAGATTGGTTCAATTGATAAGGTAGATGCGTATCTTGAAAATGCGTTTGCAAACAAACAAAAAGTAATGGGCTTTGGTCACCGTGTATACAAAAACGGCGATCCACGTGCGAAATACTTAAAAGAAATGAGTCGCAAAATTACTGAAGAAACAGGTCAAAAAGAACTCTTTGAAATGTCTGTAAAAATTGCAGATATTATTAAAGAAGAAAAAGGTTTGTTACCAAACGTTGACTTTTACAGTGCAACTGTATATCACAGCATGGGTATCGATCATGACTTGTTCACACCAATTTTTGCGGTGAGCCGTACTTCAGGTTGGACAGCTCATATCATTGAGCAATTGGCGAACAACCGTATTATTCGTCCTCGTGCCACATATGTTGGCGAAACGAACCGTAAATACGAGCCAATCGAACAACGCTAA
- the polA gene encoding DNA polymerase I translates to MDKLILIDGNSLSFRAFYALPLLQNKAGIHTNAIYGFVRLLEKVLKEEQPTHALVAFDAGKTTFRHADYADYKGGRQKTPTELSEQFPYIRQLLAAYGIKTYELDNYEADDIIGTLSREADEAGMETIIITGDRDLTQLASENVTIYYTKKGVTDVDHYTPAFIAEKYQGLEPKQIIDMKGLMGDASDNIPGVAGVGEKTAIKLLNQFGTVEAVYEDIDAVTGKKLKEKLLTSKEDALMSKKLATIHRESPIEVALADTRLPESHDETDKIALFKELEFRQMLDEVDSTPTEETPSKTFEISTDLKMIDFEQLDEATVHIEVAGANYLKDDLLKFGIFDGTQYVVSSIEDLKAYQPAIDWLSNTKTSITTYDAKKLYIAMKRIDIDLQNVTFDAMLASYLIDPSQTIEDVSSVMSRFANTHVQEDVAIYGKGKSYQVPDDHVLHTHIASILDAIATSKTEMITVLESHQQLDLLTELELPLARILSEMEFTGIYTDKETLQAMESDLQQRLDQLIEKIHEQAGETFNLNSPKQLGVILFEKLELPVIKKTKTGYSTAVDVLEKLQGQHPIIENILTYRTLSKLQSTYVEGLQKVIWDDHRIHTRFNQTLAQTGRLSSVDPNLQNIPIRLEEGRQIRKAFKSSHEDYVILAADYSQIELRVLAHITGDPTLQKAFIDNEDVHTTTAMKVFNVEADEVTSLMRRQAKAVNFGIVYGISDYGLSQSLGITRKEAQQFIDDYLAHFPGVKTYMETIVQDAKQQGYVETLLHRRRYIPDITSRNFNKRGFAERTAMNSPIQGSAADIIKKAMVDFHDAVQDTDFKAELLLQVHDELIFEVPKDEVERFSQFVEDIMVKALELDVPLSVESQNGATWYDAK, encoded by the coding sequence GTGGATAAACTGATACTCATTGATGGTAATAGTTTAAGCTTTCGTGCTTTTTATGCTTTGCCATTATTACAAAATAAAGCAGGTATTCATACAAATGCGATTTATGGATTCGTTCGTCTTTTAGAAAAAGTACTTAAAGAAGAACAACCGACGCACGCTCTTGTTGCATTTGATGCAGGAAAAACAACGTTTCGACATGCAGATTATGCAGACTATAAAGGAGGTCGTCAAAAAACACCGACGGAATTAAGTGAACAGTTTCCATATATTCGACAATTATTAGCAGCCTATGGCATTAAAACCTATGAATTAGACAACTACGAAGCAGACGATATTATCGGTACGCTTAGTCGTGAAGCGGATGAAGCGGGTATGGAAACAATTATTATTACGGGTGATCGAGATTTAACGCAATTGGCATCGGAAAACGTAACCATTTACTATACGAAAAAAGGGGTTACAGATGTTGATCATTACACCCCTGCATTTATCGCAGAAAAGTATCAAGGATTAGAGCCAAAACAAATTATCGACATGAAAGGTCTCATGGGAGATGCATCCGACAATATTCCAGGTGTTGCGGGTGTTGGAGAAAAAACAGCGATTAAATTGCTCAATCAGTTTGGTACTGTGGAAGCAGTGTATGAAGATATTGATGCAGTAACAGGCAAAAAGTTAAAAGAAAAATTATTGACGAGTAAAGAAGATGCACTCATGAGTAAAAAGCTTGCAACTATCCACCGTGAAAGTCCTATCGAAGTGGCACTTGCTGATACACGTTTACCAGAATCACATGATGAAACAGACAAAATCGCACTATTTAAGGAATTAGAGTTTCGTCAAATGTTAGATGAAGTGGATAGTACACCTACTGAAGAAACGCCGTCAAAGACTTTTGAAATATCGACAGATCTTAAAATGATTGACTTTGAACAGTTGGATGAAGCAACAGTGCATATTGAAGTGGCAGGTGCCAACTATTTGAAAGATGACTTATTAAAGTTCGGTATTTTTGATGGCACTCAGTATGTAGTGTCTTCAATAGAAGATTTAAAGGCATACCAACCTGCAATTGATTGGTTATCAAATACTAAAACATCGATTACCACATATGATGCGAAAAAGTTATATATTGCAATGAAACGTATAGATATTGATTTACAAAATGTTACGTTCGATGCAATGTTGGCAAGTTACTTAATTGATCCGTCACAAACGATTGAAGATGTGAGTTCAGTGATGTCACGTTTCGCGAATACACATGTACAAGAAGACGTTGCAATATACGGCAAAGGGAAATCATACCAAGTTCCTGATGATCACGTATTGCATACACACATTGCATCAATTTTGGATGCAATTGCTACTTCAAAAACTGAAATGATTACGGTGCTAGAATCGCATCAACAACTAGACCTATTAACCGAACTTGAACTACCACTGGCTCGTATATTAAGTGAAATGGAGTTCACTGGTATATATACAGATAAAGAAACGCTCCAAGCGATGGAGTCAGACCTACAACAGCGTTTGGATCAATTGATTGAGAAGATTCATGAACAAGCGGGGGAAACGTTCAATCTCAACTCACCAAAACAACTGGGTGTCATCCTTTTCGAGAAGCTAGAACTGCCAGTCATTAAAAAAACAAAAACAGGTTATTCAACAGCTGTTGATGTGTTAGAAAAATTGCAAGGACAACATCCAATTATTGAAAATATTCTCACATACCGTACATTGTCTAAGTTACAATCCACATATGTAGAAGGTTTACAAAAAGTAATCTGGGATGATCATCGCATCCATACACGTTTTAATCAAACACTTGCGCAAACTGGTCGTCTATCATCTGTTGATCCCAACTTACAAAACATCCCGATCCGATTGGAAGAAGGGCGCCAAATCCGTAAAGCATTCAAGTCTTCACATGAAGATTATGTGATCTTAGCTGCTGACTACTCACAAATCGAATTGCGTGTATTGGCACATATTACCGGTGATCCTACTTTACAAAAAGCATTTATTGATAATGAAGATGTGCATACGACAACAGCGATGAAAGTTTTTAATGTTGAAGCAGACGAAGTCACATCTTTAATGCGTCGTCAGGCGAAAGCTGTCAATTTTGGGATTGTGTATGGTATTAGCGACTATGGTCTGAGTCAAAGTTTAGGAATCACACGTAAAGAAGCCCAACAATTCATTGATGATTATCTCGCACACTTTCCAGGTGTCAAAACATATATGGAAACAATCGTACAAGATGCGAAACAACAAGGGTATGTAGAAACACTGTTACATCGTCGTCGCTATATTCCAGATATTACAAGTCGAAACTTTAATAAGCGTGGTTTTGCTGAGAGAACGGCCATGAACTCACCAATTCAAGGAAGTGCGGCGGATATTATTAAAAAGGCAATGGTAGATTTTCATGATGCTGTCCAAGATACCGATTTCAAGGCGGAATTATTACTTCAAGTACACGATGAGTTGATTTTTGAAGTGCCAAAAGACGAAGTTGAGCGATTCAGTCAATTCGTTGAAGATATTATGGTGAAGGCATTGGAATTAGATGTCCCATTAAGCGTCGAATCACAAAATGGCGCAACTTGGTATGATGCAAAATAG
- the pfkA gene encoding 6-phosphofructokinase: protein MKKIAVLTSGGDSPGMNAAVRAVVRKAIYHDIEVYGVYQGYLGLITDDIHKLELGSVGDTIQRGGTFLYSARCPEFKDQAVREKGIQNLLKRGIEGLVVIGGDGSYRGAQRITEECTDIKTIGIPGTIDNDINGTDFTIGFDTALNTIIDSVDRIRDTASSHARTFIIEVMGRDCGDLALWSGLAVGAETIIIPEIDIDIKDIAEKIQQGIDRGKKHSIIIVAEGCMSGEACAKELTKYINVDARVSVLGHIQRGGSPTGDDRVLASRLGGYAVELLMKGDTAKGVGISDNRLCATDFDTIFNPANKKEINKRMLELTKELSI from the coding sequence ATGAAAAAAATTGCAGTTTTAACAAGTGGTGGCGATTCACCAGGTATGAACGCAGCAGTTCGTGCCGTTGTACGTAAAGCAATCTATCATGATATTGAAGTGTATGGTGTCTATCAAGGATATCTGGGATTAATTACAGATGATATTCATAAACTTGAGTTAGGTTCTGTTGGAGATACAATTCAACGTGGGGGAACATTTTTATATTCAGCACGCTGTCCAGAATTCAAAGACCAAGCAGTGCGTGAAAAAGGAATTCAGAATTTATTGAAACGTGGTATTGAAGGTCTTGTCGTAATCGGGGGAGACGGTAGCTATCGTGGTGCACAACGTATCACTGAAGAATGCACAGATATTAAAACAATCGGTATTCCAGGAACAATCGACAATGACATCAATGGGACAGACTTCACGATCGGTTTTGACACAGCCCTTAATACAATCATTGACTCTGTTGACCGCATTCGTGATACAGCATCAAGTCATGCGCGTACATTCATCATTGAAGTAATGGGACGTGATTGTGGAGACTTAGCGTTATGGTCAGGTCTTGCAGTTGGAGCAGAGACAATTATTATCCCAGAAATAGATATCGACATCAAAGACATTGCAGAAAAAATTCAACAAGGTATTGATCGTGGTAAGAAACACTCAATTATTATCGTTGCAGAAGGCTGCATGTCAGGGGAAGCATGTGCAAAAGAATTAACGAAATATATTAATGTTGATGCACGTGTCTCTGTTTTAGGGCATATTCAACGTGGTGGTAGTCCAACGGGTGATGACCGTGTCCTCGCATCTCGCTTAGGTGGGTATGCTGTTGAGTTATTGATGAAAGGTGACACGGCAAAAGGTGTTGGAATTTCTGATAATCGCTTATGCGCAACAGACTTTGATACGATTTTCAACCCAGCAAACAAAAAAGAAATCAATAAACGTATGCTTGAATTGACTAAAGAATTATCGATATAA
- a CDS encoding response regulator transcription factor, producing the protein MVQKVLIVDDEHSIVTLLKYNLEQAGYMTEVAQDGEQALEMVNTVKPDIVVLDIMLPKKDGIEVCKTIRTNKNSVPILMLTAKDDAFDRVLGLELGADDYMTKPFSPREVVARVKAILRRVTSAEWQQENDDIYIGSLRIRPEYFEVYRDGELVELTPKEFELLLYLIERQGRVITREHMLNSVWNYEFAGDSRIVDVHISHLRDKLEENPKKPQLIKTVRGLGYKLEREK; encoded by the coding sequence ATGGTTCAAAAAGTACTGATTGTTGATGATGAACATTCAATTGTGACATTGCTGAAATATAACTTGGAACAAGCAGGATACATGACCGAAGTAGCACAAGACGGTGAACAAGCGCTTGAAATGGTCAATACAGTCAAACCAGATATTGTTGTGTTAGATATCATGTTGCCAAAAAAAGATGGTATCGAAGTTTGTAAAACGATTCGTACAAATAAGAATTCAGTACCTATATTAATGCTTACGGCAAAAGATGATGCGTTTGATCGTGTATTAGGATTGGAACTCGGCGCAGATGATTACATGACAAAACCTTTCTCGCCACGTGAAGTTGTGGCACGTGTGAAAGCGATATTACGACGTGTGACATCAGCAGAATGGCAACAAGAAAATGACGACATCTACATCGGTTCGTTACGTATTCGTCCTGAATATTTTGAAGTATATCGAGATGGAGAACTCGTAGAACTCACGCCAAAAGAATTCGAGTTGTTACTGTACTTGATTGAACGACAAGGCCGTGTGATTACTCGTGAACACATGTTGAATTCTGTATGGAATTATGAATTTGCAGGTGATTCTCGTATTGTCGATGTTCACATCAGTCATTTGCGAGATAAGTTAGAAGAAAACCCTAAGAAACCACAGTTAATTAAAACAGTGCGTGGTCTCGGTTATAAACTGGAGCGAGAGAAATAA
- a CDS encoding HAMP domain-containing sensor histidine kinase — protein MIKFYHKLLLLLTTLIVVSFLILGFFVHNSIYTNTMDDQQMRARQSAQLLLAAYREKNEIHAEQLAKQMHVNALLIEDDQVKRSHSQTYPSLDKEKSILLEKLERQSTIYEWNKKSGIYTYGQKENNQILLIRGHSDIVTELQMTFWKYLIFIGMLTLGFIYFIVRYIHRTYIKPINEVSYAASLLSEGNYHIRIPESNVKETKELYHAINVLARRLEKLNHAQKMQRNRLLTTLENIPSAILMIDKKGEVVVANKTYIDMFHNGENVEQRHYEDVLDSNLKKLIVEGFKVEKGIYQQIELHLNDIHQKFFDAACVPILTRKKKRLQGMVIVLHDITALKKLENLRKDFVANVSHELRTPITSIKGFAETLIDGAKNDSDSLEMFLDIILKESNRIQSLVEDLLNLSKIEQNPTLEKHRIDLSQVARDGLSMIQPIADAKQITLVDKIAPHIYAMADEDKLTQVIVNLMTNAVNYSPKNKRVTLRVYNETQQHVIEVIDEGIGIHQNEKYRIFERFYRVDKARSRDSGGTGLGLSITKHIVEAYQGKIEVESEEGNGSMFRVVLPNQVKGK, from the coding sequence ATGATTAAATTCTATCATAAATTATTATTGCTACTTACAACGCTAATTGTTGTAAGTTTTCTTATACTTGGATTTTTTGTTCATAACAGTATCTATACAAATACAATGGATGATCAACAGATGCGCGCGAGGCAATCTGCTCAACTGCTTCTTGCTGCCTATCGAGAAAAAAATGAGATTCATGCTGAACAACTAGCGAAACAGATGCATGTCAATGCATTGTTAATTGAAGATGATCAAGTAAAGAGAAGTCATTCACAGACATATCCGTCACTCGATAAAGAGAAATCGATATTGTTAGAAAAGCTTGAAAGACAGTCTACGATATATGAATGGAACAAAAAGTCTGGCATTTATACATATGGACAAAAAGAAAATAATCAGATTTTATTAATACGTGGGCATTCTGATATCGTAACGGAATTACAAATGACATTTTGGAAGTATTTAATTTTTATCGGTATGTTGACACTTGGTTTTATCTATTTTATCGTTCGGTATATTCATCGCACATATATTAAACCGATCAATGAAGTATCTTACGCTGCCTCTCTATTATCAGAAGGGAACTATCATATTCGTATTCCTGAAAGTAATGTAAAAGAGACAAAAGAACTGTATCACGCTATCAATGTGTTAGCACGTCGTTTGGAAAAGCTGAACCATGCACAAAAAATGCAACGAAATCGACTGCTAACGACATTAGAAAATATTCCGAGTGCTATTTTGATGATTGATAAAAAGGGTGAAGTCGTCGTAGCAAATAAAACATATATTGATATGTTTCATAATGGAGAGAATGTTGAGCAACGTCATTATGAAGATGTGTTAGACAGTAATTTGAAAAAGTTAATTGTTGAAGGATTTAAAGTTGAAAAAGGAATATATCAACAAATTGAACTTCATTTGAATGATATTCATCAGAAATTTTTTGATGCGGCTTGTGTGCCTATCCTGACACGTAAAAAGAAGCGACTTCAAGGTATGGTGATTGTGTTACATGATATCACCGCATTGAAAAAACTTGAAAATTTACGTAAAGATTTCGTTGCGAATGTGTCGCATGAGTTACGAACACCGATTACATCGATAAAAGGATTTGCAGAGACATTGATTGATGGTGCGAAGAATGATTCAGATTCTCTTGAAATGTTTTTAGATATTATCTTGAAAGAATCGAACCGCATACAATCACTTGTAGAAGATTTGCTTAATCTATCAAAGATTGAACAAAATCCAACATTGGAAAAACATCGCATCGATTTGTCACAAGTTGCACGTGATGGTTTATCAATGATTCAGCCCATTGCAGATGCCAAGCAGATTACACTTGTTGACAAAATTGCACCACATATTTATGCAATGGCAGATGAAGATAAACTTACACAAGTAATTGTTAATTTAATGACAAATGCAGTGAATTATTCACCTAAAAATAAAAGAGTGACATTGCGTGTTTATAATGAGACACAACAACATGTAATAGAGGTAATTGATGAAGGAATTGGCATTCATCAAAATGAGAAATATCGTATTTTTGAACGTTTTTATAGAGTTGACAAAGCGAGAAGTCGTGATTCAGGTGGGACAGGATTAGGTCTTTCTATTACGAAACATATTGTAGAAGCTTATCAAGGAAAAATAGAAGTTGAATCTGAGGAAGGTAACGGTTCGATGTTTAGAGTTGTGTTACCGAATCAAGTTAAAGGGAAGTAA
- the icd gene encoding NADP-dependent isocitrate dehydrogenase has product MSEKIVKTDSGLQVPDQPIIPFIIGDGIGPDIWGAASRVIDEAVKKAYDGKKEIAWKEVLAGQKAFDETGEWLPAETLDTIKSYLIAIKGPLTTPIGGGIRSLNVALRQELDLFTCLRPVRWFQGVPSPVKRPEDTDMVIFRENTEDIYAGIEFKQGSEEVKKVIDFLQNEMGAKNIRFPESSGIGIKPVSKEGTERLVRAAIQYALDNNRKSLTLVHKGNIMKFTEGAFKQWGYDLAEAEFGDKVFTWQQYDRLVETEGKDAANAAQEKAEQEGKIIVKDSIADIFLQQILTRPAEHDVVATMNLNGDYISDALAAQVGGIGIAPGANINYETGHAIFEATHGTAPKYAGLNKVNPSSVLLSGVLMLEHLGWQEAADLITASVEKTIASKVVTYDFARLMDGATEVSTSAFADELIKNL; this is encoded by the coding sequence ATGAGTGAAAAAATCGTAAAAACAGACAGTGGATTACAAGTACCGGATCAACCAATTATTCCATTTATTATCGGTGATGGGATTGGACCTGATATCTGGGGAGCAGCAAGCCGTGTAATCGATGAAGCTGTAAAAAAAGCCTATGATGGCAAGAAAGAAATTGCATGGAAAGAAGTATTAGCAGGTCAAAAAGCATTTGATGAAACAGGCGAATGGTTACCTGCTGAAACATTAGATACCATCAAATCATACTTGATTGCGATCAAAGGACCATTGACAACACCAATTGGCGGCGGTATTCGTTCATTAAACGTAGCGTTACGTCAAGAATTAGATTTATTCACATGTTTACGTCCAGTGCGTTGGTTCCAAGGCGTACCATCTCCTGTTAAACGACCAGAAGATACAGATATGGTTATCTTCCGTGAAAATACTGAAGATATTTATGCAGGTATCGAATTCAAGCAAGGCTCAGAAGAAGTTAAGAAAGTCATTGACTTCTTACAAAACGAAATGGGTGCTAAAAATATTCGTTTCCCTGAATCATCAGGTATCGGTATTAAACCTGTATCTAAAGAAGGTACTGAGCGTTTAGTTCGTGCAGCGATTCAATATGCTTTAGACAACAATCGTAAGTCTTTAACGCTTGTACACAAAGGTAATATTATGAAGTTTACTGAAGGTGCTTTCAAGCAATGGGGTTATGACTTAGCTGAAGCAGAATTCGGTGACAAAGTGTTCACATGGCAACAATATGACCGTCTTGTAGAGACAGAAGGTAAAGATGCAGCAAATGCAGCACAAGAAAAAGCTGAACAAGAAGGTAAAATCATCGTTAAAGATTCTATTGCTGACATCTTCTTACAACAGATTCTTACACGTCCTGCAGAGCACGATGTGGTTGCAACGATGAACTTAAATGGTGACTATATTTCAGATGCCTTAGCAGCACAAGTAGGTGGTATTGGTATCGCTCCTGGTGCGAATATCAACTATGAAACAGGTCATGCTATTTTTGAAGCAACTCATGGTACAGCACCAAAATATGCGGGATTAAACAAAGTAAACCCATCATCTGTCTTATTATCTGGTGTGTTAATGTTAGAACACCTTGGCTGGCAAGAAGCAGCAGATTTAATCACAGCATCTGTAGAGAAAACAATTGCATCAAAAGTTGTAACATATGATTTCGCACGCTTAATGGACGGTGCAACAGAAGTATCAACATCAGCATTTGCAGATGAACTTATCAAAAACTTATAA
- the pyk gene encoding pyruvate kinase produces MKKTKIVCTIGPASESEEMLQKLMTAGMNVARLNFSHGSHEEHAARIATIRKVAKKLNKNIGILLDTKGPEIRTHDMKNGLIMLQKGSDVTVSMQEVEGTEEKFSVTYPQLIDDIEIGSYILLDDGLVELVVKEIDKAAGEVHCTVLNTGELKNKKGVNLPGVSVNLPGITEKDAADIRFGIEQDVDFIAASFVRRASDVLEIRRILEDENNNNITIIPKIENQEGIDNIDEILEVSDGLMIARGDMGVEIPPEAVPVVQKELIRKCNKLGKPVITATQMLDSMQRNPRATRAEASDVANAIYDGTDAVMLSGETAAGAYPEEAVIAMNNIALAAEQAQDYKKLLSDRTKLVETSLVNAIGVSTAHTALNLNVKAIVAATESGNTARTISKYRPKSDIIAVTPKATTARQCSLIWGVYPVIREGIYTTDEMLNNAVATAVETERVVNGDLIIITAGVPTGETGTTNLMKLHLIGEDLASGQGIGRTSAVGRTVVVNDAKELEGKNLEGAVIVTTSVDDAIVPYLDDVAALVTEEGGLTSPSAIIGLEKSIPTIVGVKDVTSVIPDNVFVTVDAAQGKVFEGYANVL; encoded by the coding sequence ATGAAAAAGACAAAAATTGTATGTACAATTGGTCCAGCATCTGAATCTGAAGAGATGTTGCAAAAATTAATGACAGCAGGAATGAACGTGGCACGCTTGAACTTCTCACACGGTTCACATGAAGAACATGCTGCACGTATTGCAACGATTCGTAAAGTAGCAAAAAAATTAAACAAAAATATCGGTATCTTACTTGATACTAAAGGCCCAGAAATCCGTACACATGATATGAAAAATGGCTTAATTATGTTACAAAAAGGTTCTGATGTGACAGTTAGTATGCAAGAAGTTGAAGGAACTGAAGAAAAATTCTCAGTCACTTATCCACAATTGATCGATGATATCGAAATTGGATCATATATTTTACTTGATGACGGCTTAGTAGAACTTGTCGTTAAAGAGATTGATAAAGCAGCTGGAGAAGTTCACTGTACAGTCTTAAACACAGGTGAATTAAAAAATAAAAAAGGTGTCAACTTACCGGGTGTGAGTGTTAACTTGCCAGGTATCACTGAAAAAGATGCAGCTGACATTCGCTTCGGTATTGAACAAGACGTTGACTTCATCGCAGCAAGCTTTGTTCGTCGTGCGAGTGATGTACTTGAAATTCGCCGTATTTTAGAAGATGAAAACAACAATAATATTACGATTATTCCTAAAATCGAAAACCAAGAAGGTATTGACAATATCGATGAAATCTTAGAAGTTTCTGATGGTTTAATGATTGCTCGTGGTGACATGGGTGTGGAAATTCCACCAGAAGCAGTACCGGTTGTTCAAAAAGAATTAATTCGCAAATGTAACAAACTTGGTAAACCAGTCATCACAGCGACACAAATGTTAGACTCAATGCAACGTAACCCACGTGCAACACGTGCGGAAGCATCTGACGTAGCCAATGCGATTTATGATGGGACAGATGCCGTGATGCTATCAGGTGAAACAGCAGCAGGGGCATATCCTGAAGAGGCTGTTATCGCAATGAACAACATTGCTCTTGCTGCTGAACAAGCACAAGACTACAAAAAGTTATTATCTGACCGTACGAAACTTGTTGAAACATCGCTTGTAAACGCAATTGGTGTATCAACAGCACATACAGCTTTAAACTTAAACGTTAAAGCAATCGTTGCAGCGACAGAAAGTGGTAATACGGCACGTACGATTTCTAAATATCGTCCAAAATCAGACATTATTGCAGTGACACCGAAAGCAACAACTGCAAGACAATGTTCATTAATTTGGGGTGTCTATCCAGTCATCCGCGAAGGCATCTATACAACAGACGAAATGTTAAATAACGCAGTTGCGACAGCAGTTGAAACAGAACGTGTTGTTAATGGTGACCTTATCATCATTACTGCAGGTGTACCAACTGGTGAAACAGGTACAACTAACTTGATGAAATTACACTTAATCGGTGAAGATTTAGCAAGTGGTCAAGGTATTGGCCGTACATCAGCAGTCGGTCGCACAGTTGTTGTCAACGACGCAAAAGAATTAGAAGGTAAAAACTTAGAAGGTGCGGTTATCGTAACAACTTCAGTTGATGATGCAATTGTACCTTACTTAGATGATGTAGCAGCATTAGTCACAGAAGAAGGTGGCTTAACATCTCCAAGTGCGATTATCGGCTTAGAAAAATCAATTCCGACAATCGTAGGTGTAAAAGACGTAACATCAGTAATTCCTGATAATGTTTTCGTAACAGTAGATGCAGCGCAAGGTAAAGTATTCGAAGGTTATGCTAACGTATTATAA